In Candidatus Saccharimonadales bacterium, the genomic window GTCTGACGCTGGCTGCGAATGCGGCAAGCGAGGCATCCAGCCGTCCCAACTTCACGAACGGTCTGGCCGGCGTCATCGTCGCTCTGGCGATCTTCGGACTGTTCAACCTGTTCAAGCCCACTTCGATGGCGGTTCGCATTATCGTCGGGATCCTGATCCTCGGGGTCTTCGTGGTCAATGTCGGCTTCCTGCTCGACTTCGGTCGCTGGATCCGGCGTGGCATCACGACCCTGGCAACCAACTGGGGAGCACCCGAGGTGGCAGGACCGTTCGTCTTCACCCTGCTCGTGATCGTGCTGCTGGTGTTCGCGATCATCTTCCTGCGGAGAAACCCTACCAGCGGATTCCTGCGTCTCCTGGTCATCCTGCTGGGAACCTCGCTGTTCACGGTCTCTTCCTTCCAGGAGGCCATCGTCGCCTACAGCGACCTCGCATCGCAGGGTCTGGTCAAGCTCGGCGAAGGCGTTCGGCTCTGAGCGAACCGGCGTCGGTACGGCCGAGCGCGTGGAGATTTTTCCGCAACCTCGGCCGTACCGCCATCCCAGATTGTGCAAGGTAGCATTAACAAATTGGCAGGGTGTGCTGGATTATATCTCGACGATACGTCGAACCAATCCACCACCCATCACCACCCCTCGTAGAGCTTTTCGTTACATTTCCCAATTTGCTTTATACACACATTTATTCGATAGCCAGGCACTAAGCCTGGCTATTTATATAACAATCCCACCGCCGACCACGTGGTAGCCATGAGCACCATCTTGCTCGTAGAGGACGGCTGATTGACCCGGTGTTATCGCCCGGACTTCTTCTTCCATATCGACGACCAGCTCAGCTTCGTAAGCATCGCGTGAAAGGAAACATTTCACGAGCGGCGCCCGGTATCGGGTGCGTACATAGTATTCGCGGCCAAGCGTCGGATAACTATTAATCCAGTGCTCGCTTGTCAGCGTCAGCTCGCGGGTCCAGAGTTTGTCGTCATTCAGGTCTGTGGTGACATAAACTTCGTTCTTATGCATGTCTTTGCCGATAACATAGTACGGCAGGCCGCCACCGACATCGAGACCATGACGCTGACCAATAGTATAGAATATGGCGCCGTCATGCTCACCGATGTGGCGGCCTGTGCTGTCAACGATCGCACCCGGTTCGGTCTGGACGAATTGCTGCAAAAAGTCTTTGATCCCCACCTTGCCAACAAAGCATATTCCTTGGCTATCCTTCTTCTCGGCTGTACTGAGGCCGTACTTCCGGGCCAGCTCGCGAACCGCCGGCTTTTTGTATTCACCAATCGGCATCAAGCTCCGCAGAAGCGCCGATTGCTGCACACGATACAGAAAATATGATTGATCCTTATTAGCATCGAGACCAGTCAGCAATTGTCCATCTCGGATACGGGCGTAATGCCCTGTAGCAATCATATCCGCGCCGTCTTCTAGAGCAGCATCGAGGAATAATTTGAACTTCACTTCCTGATTGCACATGATATCAGGATTGGGCGTAATCCCCGCCTTGTAGCCCTCCAGCATATAGTCGACGACTCGCTCACGGTACTCGGTTTCGAAGTCATACATTTTGAAGTCTATGCCCAGTTTCACGGCGACGCGTTTGGCATCCTGATAATCTTCTTTCCAGGGACAAATCATGCCCGGCAGATCCTGGCTCCAGTTTTTCATATACACACCCGTCACGTCATAACCCTGCTCAAGCAGCAGCGCAGCCGTAACAGAACTATCAACACCGCCGGACATGCCGACATATACTTTTTTAGACATAATACTTATATTTTATCAAACTTATCGTGGATTCAGCTAATTATTGTATTCACTGTTGGTGCTGGCTTCAATCCGGCGGCGTAGTACCTGCAGCTCGTATTTCCGGCCCAGCCAGAACGTTGACAGTGTCAGCGGCAACGCAAGGAGTGATGGAATAATTGAATACTTGGTTTTGGTGACAGTCGTGGTCGAGCCACTTTTGTCATCTTTAGCATTGGTGCTGCTGGAGCCAACGGCTCCGTTCGCAACTCCGATCAGCTGCAGATAGGCAGTCGACCCCAAAGAATCAGTTGCCTTGACGATAATCCGGTAGACACCGGCAGCGTCATAGATATGGTCAAAATTTAGCGTGTCTGCAAACGGCACGCTCTTGAGTGTAACGGGCTTACCGTCACCCCAATCAATACTTATAGCATACGGCCCGACGCCGCCACTGAGGATAATTGGCCAGGTCAAAGCGTCACCGGGGTTAGCGCCCTTTTTCGCGAAAGAGCTGCTCAGCGTCACCCGGCTGGCAAACGTACCGAATGAGGCATCATTGAAGGTAACGTTAACAATATTCGAGTCCGGCCCAGCCTGATCGAGGTCATCAAACACCCGTGCAATCAGTTCGTTCTGGCCGCTAAACAGATCCACCTGCAGGCTATAGCTACCATTGGTACAGGTAACTGATCCGATAAAAATATTGTTTGAAAACAGTTTTACCATGACGCCCTGCGGACAGAGACCATTGACGGTTACCGGCAGCGTCGTAAACGACCGGCCGCTCACTGGAGTCGTTATTGTGGCCGCGCGAGTCGGTGGTGGTGAAGATATCGTGCCTTCAAGGCCGACTGAACCATTTTGGGGATTTTGCGGCAACGGCGCTGCTGCTTCCACGACGGGGCGCGCCAGCAAAAGCATAGTGCCAATTGACAAAATGGCAGCGCTGAAGGCAATAATTCGCCAAGAGTGAAATAGTTTTTGCGTCATAGGAGATTACTTTTATATTTTACCATAACCGATATAAAGTTTTGCGTGCGTCGGTCCACTAATACGTCGCGGTTGCAATCAATGTCAGCGTCGTCGTGTAGACACCGGCCTCGGTCGTACCGGCGGATTTAGCAGCAAATTCAATCGTACTGCCTGATACATCATTTGGCCCGCTCGTCTTACCAATTTCTTGACCATAGAGTGTGTTGGTAAATGTTGGGTCAAATCCATGGAATCCAGTTGCACAATCGAACGGAGCTGTTGCCAACTGGTCAGTACCCAGCGCGCTAATGCGTAGGCCGAACTGCTCTTCACTGCCGACGGTTGAGTCCTGCGTACAGGCGTTGCCATGCGGCGAGATCGAGAATGATCCCGACTTCAGGGTATCACCCTTGATTTTTACGGATACACCGCCAAATGAGTTGCTGGCCACATCGTAATAGGCATTACCAGTATACGTGGTGCTTGTATTGAGCAAGACGCCGTTAGTATCACCGAGCGCGATTCCCGTACCGCCCGCCGCACAATCGGCGCCGGTATAGACGCAGAAGGTCAGCGTTTCCTGGACCTTGGCAGTGACGTTCAGCTGGTTGGCGGTACTCAGGGCGATACCACCGGCATCGAGTGAATCTAAAGTTTCACTCCCGCTTCCAGTCGTGCTCGAAAACGTCAGGATACGGGCATAAAAAGTCGTATTGTCGTTAGCAGGATTAGTCAGTCCATTGGTCGTGCCGTTACCAAGCGTAAAGCTGACTGGTCCATTAGCAACGGCACCGGGTGTCCGCGTCAGTACGACTCGGTTCGACGTGCTTGTGCCTTGAGCGGTATTGATGCTAAGCCCCGTTATGTTTCCGGTCACATTATTGAGCGACAATGAGGCGTAGTTCGTATCAAATCCAGATGCGATACTACAACTATCGCCTATGATCGGGCTGTTGCTACAAAACTCTACAACTACCGAACCGATGTTTTGATTGTCGGTAACGGTCGTAAAACTCACAGAATAGGCAACGTTGGTGGCAGCACTGGCTGTGCTGCTCATAAGGATAGAGCGGTTGGTAAGTGCGCCGTAAGCGGACGCGGTGGCGGGCATAAAACTAAAGATCGCCGAGAACAGCAATATACCAGACATAGCACTATACTGCGCGCGACGTACAACCGTCCTTACCACAGCAGCCGCCCGCTGTTTGCTTTTGAAATAATCTGTAAAAACTATTCTTCCCATGCCTAGCGTCTTCGATTTTGTTTTGCTTTTCGGATAATGCTTTCGTTGTAGGCACGTATCAGTCTTGGAAGAATGAATACTACGAACACGAGGAGTGCGATGACGCCGCCTATCAGCTTGTATGGGATAACGTAAAAGGTCTTTTTGGCGAGCAGTAATTCCCCATTGCTACCATAGCCGAAGCTAGCTTCTGCGGTGTACTTACCGAAGAATTTTTTATTGCTGACAGGATTACTAAACTTACGAATACTAGCCGGCAAGATACTGCCCCGGGGCTGAGCATTGTTTATTTCGATCGTCTCTATAATCTTGCCGGAAAAATTCTTAATATATATCTTTCCGAATGGCTGGACATGGATATTACCGAAGTTACGGAAACGAGTCTCAACGCTAATCGGACCACTACTGAACAGCGAGCCCAGCTCGTTGTTGTGTGCTACCCCAAAGCTTTCGATACTGATTTTTTCAGTGATATTGCCGGGGACGCGGACAAGGAAGATTGATCCGACGCTGGCGCTGAGGGCAACGTTTTTGTCATTTTCACCGTTACCTGGCGAAAACCGGACGGCACCATAGTAGCCGCCGCTGGCAGCCTTGGCGGGAACGCTGAGCGTCACCTTGACTTCGCGCCGTTCACCTGGCTGCAATGTAACAGTCGGTAGGTCACTTAGCAGCGACTTAAAGCTATTCCCTGGCGCCCGCTGTGATTCATCCAAAATGATACGGGGTTCACCCGATTCATCGTCGCTCGGTATAAAATCGTTCGTCACGCCTCGCACCGTGACGGGAGAAGCAGTCACGTTTTCGACAAATAAGCTGACAGTCCGACTCGTCCCTTTATCTATAGTGAGGTCAGTTCGAACCGGTGCGATCTTCAGACCGTTGCCAGTACCTATTGGTGCGCCTGCCGCTGGGGCCTGAGCTGAGGCGCTGCTGTCAGCAGCAGTCCAGATAACACCAACAATCAAGGCACACAGAGTAGCTGCAATAGCTACAGTGCTTCGAGCACGAATCATTCCATTCCTCACAAGGGGCCTCACGTTTTAGTCTACTAAGCATAATGGTAACAAACCCCTAAAGCTTATTCAAGGACTAAAAATTTGCGAGACAGATATAGGAGACAGTGGCGACGTACCTGCCAGGCGGCTGGTTTGATCCGACGTTGACGATATAGCTCATAGTAAGCTTGCGATAATCATCCGCATTACTACTACTGGCGACGATGTCGCCACTGTTAAATTTGAATATGTTGGGCGTATTGTAGCCATTAGCTGGATTGATCAGTCCAGGCCCGTTGGGCTCACTGCCGACGGCTGGCGATACGTTTTGGCGAGCATTGACGCCAAATTGATTCGTTCCACGCTGCGAAGCCCCGCCCGTCATAGCTGGTATGACATTATTACCGGCAGTCATCGTCGTACCGGCCAGTGTCACACTATAGCCATAGGCTGCGTTAGTACTGGCTAGCATCTGCGATGTTGCAGACCGCGGCGCTTGGCTTGATAACTCACCGAAACTGATAAAATTGCCGGCAGCCGTTGAGCAGTCATAGCCATCGATCGTGATACCCGTACAAAATAGTAAGTATGGCGGTACCTCTGTTGTGATACCGATACCTTCAGTCGTCGCATATACGACAATGCCATAATCTGTTTCGGGGCCGCTGGCATCAGTCGTTACAAATGTGCTGATACGAACATAGCTACTCCCGATGGTGCTCGGGTTGGTGATGTCTGAAAATTCCATTGTCAGCTGCTGCGGTGAAGCCGGCAAGCTGACAGACCGGCTCAATATGAGCTTATTGCCGGTTGAGGCAGGATTGAGTGTAAAATCTGCAATACCGGTCTGTCCAGACAGTGTTGCATTACTCGCATCAAATCCGGCGGGAGGCGTACAGGGATCGCCCTGCTCGTATTGGTAATTATCACAAATCTCAAAGGCGACAGAACCGATTGAATTGCTGGTATTCGTATTAAAACTAAAATTGTATTTTACATCTGTAGAGCTTACCGTCGCGTCAGACAACTGGAGCTGTCGAAAAGACAACTGAGCGGCATTCGAAGAACTATACAGCAAAAATGGCACCGCTGCTGCTAGCAGAAGTACCGTCAAACGCGAAACTGCTCTATATGTAGAACGGCGTATGGGCAGAAGATTCAGCTGTCGTATCCGGCGCAACATATGCGTCCTCTCACAGAATTACCGTTAATATGTTGCTGTTGCTATCAATGTGAGCGTCGTCGTGTAGACACCGGCCTCAGTGGTACCGGCGGACTTGGCGGCTAGTTCAACGACACTGGTCGACGAGTCGGTGGCACCAGCAGTCGATGCTATGTTTTGGCCGTACACCGTGTTGATGTTTGCAACGTCAAAGGTATGATTGTTAGTCTGACAGCCGTACAGCGGATCAGCCGTTTGGCCAGCGCCAACTGTACTGACACGTAGACCAAACTGTTCAGTACCGGTGACTACTACATCTGCGGTACATACAGGACCGTGTGGTGTGATCGAGAATGATCCTGACTTCAAGGTATCACCCTTGAGCTTGACGGCGACACCGCCAAGGGCATTGCTGGCAAGATCGTAACTGGCAGTATTGGTGTAGGTCGTACTAGTGGAGGATAGTACACCGTTGCCATCGCCCAGCGCAACTGCGGTGCCGCCATTGGCACAGTTGATGCCAGTATAGACACAGAAGGTCAGCGTTTCCTGGACCTTGGCGGTGACGTTCAGCTGGTTAGCAGTACTGAGGGCGACACCACCGGCGTCGATTGAGTCTGCAATCTCATCGCCGGCGCCCGTAGTCGAGTTGAAGGTAATAATCCGAGCGAAGAAGGTCGTATTGGTCGTCGTCGGATTGGTGACACCGTTGTTCGTGCCATTACCCATTTCAAAGGTTGTTGTACCGTTTGCGACTGTGCCGTTGGCACGAGTCAGTACAAGGCGATTAGCCGAGCTGTTAGTCGTGTCAATAGTAAGACCTGTAACGTTACCGGAGTAGTTATAGAGCGCCAGTGTCGCTTGGTTGATGTCCATGCCAGTTGGCGGTGTGCAGGTATCACCGAGGATTGGCGAATTACTACAGAATTCAACCACAACCGATCCGACATTCTGGTTGTTTGTTACCGTTGTAAACGTCACTTTGTAAGCTGTGTTGGTGGCACCGTTGGCTGAGCTACTCATTTGGATAGATCGGCTGCTGAGCAAGCCATAAGCTGCGACCGGTGCTGGTCGCACTGTCGAGAAGACAGCCAAAGCAAAGGCGGCTACGACCAACAAGCAACCGGCGCGCTTTACTTTAGTATTAAAAGTCATGCTTTTTCCTCATTTTTGTGTTTTAGTTTTTTTGATTACAGACTGAGTGTACCATAAGCGCTTTAATACATACAAGTATTTATTTGAATTAAGAGTTACTTTCGTTACCTGCTTATCCACATGTACGGTAGGTACGACTGCCTCACATCTTAGCGACGGCTGGCAGAATAGCGTCGTTTACCGAGCTTACGTACGATCAGCACGACCGTGCCAATTATCAGCAACAATCCGGCGGCGACAGCAAGTACAAACCAAACGGGCAAATACCAGAAGCTGACGAGCGAACGTAGTTCATGCGATGAGCTGCCATTATCGCCGTATACAAGCGCAAGCTGGGCGGTGTAGCGACCGGGGGACATATTAGAATCGTTACACTTCGTCTCTTCGACTTCACGGCCACTCTCCGAGTCATTGCGAGTAATCTTTTGTTCGTTGAGACACAAATCAATGCGACGAGTCTGATCTATCAGCACTGTGCTCTTATTTGGATTGGCATTTTCAAATATTTTTATCTTTTTCCCAAAGACGTTTTTGAGCGCTATGCTGCCTGTTGGCTGCTCGGCCACATTACCTTTGTTGGTGAGGCGGTATGACAAATATTTGGGTGGCGTACCGATATACAATTTGCCGAAGCTACCGCTCGTCCCGGTAGAATTTGGCGTAAACGGCCCGAATTTGTTAAGCAGTAATACGTCGTTGGCTTCGCCCGGCACCCGCACGAAGACGAGTGTTGCACTCGAGCTCGTTAAGCTCACATTATTATTGGCCGTGTCGCCACCCGTAGTTGAGTATTTGATAGCACCGTAATAGCTACCGGCACCAACTTTGGCCGGTATGGCAATCGTGAATGGCAGCTGGATAGACTTACCAGCTGGTACGCGGACATTGCTCGCAATAGTCAAATACGGCTTTAGGGACCAGCGTGTTGGCTCTTTTTCGGTGAGCAGCAGCTTGGGAGAACCTGTTTCATCCTGCGGACCAAAATCTATCAGCTTGATATCGATAACAAGATCGTCAGTTTTACTCAAATTCGAGACGCTGAGTACATCACTCACCTTCTCTCCCGATTTAATGGTATAGTCACGCCGCGGATTAACTCCAAGGCTGTTGGACGCCGCAGATGCTGGCATTGTTGGAGTGAGCATAGTAGACAGCAATACAAAGACCGCTATACTAGAATAAATTTTCGTTCGCAAATGTCGCATATTTTCCTCTTTGTTACAAACTCGTGTCCCGACTATTGTAGCAAAAGACGCGACTTATTAGAATAAGCATTTTGTCAAAACGGCTATATCATATTTAAAATACAACAGCCCTCATATGAGGGCTGTTGATGTAATCACTTACATTTGATGTTTAGAATGTGGGTGTTGCGATGTAACCAATAGTTGTCTTGTAAACACCAGGCTTGGTTACCGGGCTAATGTTCGCGACATAGCGTACAGAGCCAGTATCGCATGCAACCGTCGTGCCGGTCGTTGCGCTAGCTATTTGTACAGGCGACGTCATACTTGCAGTATTGAAGGCGAAGTTAGCTGTGCCCAAGTTAGTTATAGTACCTGCAGCCGCAGCATACGGCGAGGTGGCTACGAGGTTTGTAAAACTATGGCCGAACAGCGTTGTATCATCCGTATCAATACCTAGACCGAACTGAGAAGTACCCACTTTGCTTTGTTCTCCAGTAGCTAGAGCTGCAGCAATAGAATTTGTTCCACCAGCTGTCTTTAATGTATCACCAGTATAGGACACGACGGTTCCATTGGCTGCATTAGTGCTGAGGCGAAAGTAAGTGTGATTGTCATATGCAACTGACGTATCAAGCACGCCGCCGGAACCAAGCGTAATCGCACCGGTACCCGTCAGAGCCGCACAGCCGGCGCCGGGATCCTGATTTTTAGCTGCCGAGACGCTGAAGTTCAGCTTTTCCTGGACTTTGGCGGTAATATCGATGTTTTCGTTCACCGAGCCAGCGACTGCGGCTGCATCGATCATGCTGGCTGTCGTGTAGGTAGTATTACTGAAGGTGTAGATACGGACATAGAACGTACCAACGGCAGTTGGGTTCTGAATCCAATCGGTGCCGGTACCCTGTCCGAAGGCCAGCGATATTGC contains:
- the mnmA gene encoding tRNA 2-thiouridine(34) synthase MnmA; this encodes MSKKVYVGMSGGVDSSVTAALLLEQGYDVTGVYMKNWSQDLPGMICPWKEDYQDAKRVAVKLGIDFKMYDFETEYRERVVDYMLEGYKAGITPNPDIMCNQEVKFKLFLDAALEDGADMIATGHYARIRDGQLLTGLDANKDQSYFLYRVQQSALLRSLMPIGEYKKPAVRELARKYGLSTAEKKDSQGICFVGKVGIKDFLQQFVQTEPGAIVDSTGRHIGEHDGAIFYTIGQRHGLDVGGGLPYYVIGKDMHKNEVYVTTDLNDDKLWTRELTLTSEHWINSYPTLGREYYVRTRYRAPLVKCFLSRDAYEAELVVDMEEEVRAITPGQSAVLYEQDGAHGYHVVGGGIVI